One genomic segment of Motacilla alba alba isolate MOTALB_02 chromosome 1A, Motacilla_alba_V1.0_pri, whole genome shotgun sequence includes these proteins:
- the PFKFB3 gene encoding 6-phosphofructo-2-kinase/fructose-2,6-bisphosphatase 3 isoform X1 has product MPMELTQSRIQKIWLPNDNRPALPRRSCGPQLANSPTVIVMVGLPARGKTYISKKLTRYLNWIGVPTKVFNVGEYRREAVKHYSSYDFFRPDNEEAMKVRRQCAMAALRDVKLYLTEEAGQIAVFDATNTTRERRGMILNFAKENGFKVFFIESVCNDPNVVATNVMEVKLSSPDYRDCNSTDAMEDFMKRINCYQASYQPLDPDDYDRELSLIKVIDVGRRFLVNRVQDHIQSRIVYYLMNIHVQPRTIYLCRHGESESNLKGRIGGDSGLSNRGKKFAVELNKFVQEQNLKDLKIWTSQLKRTIQTAEALQLPYEQWKALNEIDAGVCEEMTYEEIREQHPEEFALRDQDKYYYRYPSGESYQDLVQRLEPVIMELERQENVLVICHQAVMRCLLAYFLDKSADEMPYLKCPLHTVLKLTPVAYGCRVESIFLNVEAVNTHRDRPEEAKKGPNPLMRRNSVTPLASPEPTKKPRINSFEEHVAVSSALPGCVPQEVPTQMPGQPLLGKACLRPVCHFLKVFSLLIFPRT; this is encoded by the exons atgcccatggagctgaCGCAAAGCCGCATCCAGAAGATTTGGCTCCCCAATGACAAccgcccggcgctgccccgccgcT cCTGTGGGCCTCAGCTTGCCAATTCCCCCACTGTGATAGTCATGGTTGGCCTCCCAGCCCGTGGCAAGACCTACATCTCCAAGAAGCTGACTCGCTACCTCAACTGGATTGGTGTCCCCACAAAAG TTTTCAACGTTGGGGAGTATCGCCGCGAGGCCGTGAAGCATTACAGCTCCTACGACTTCTTCCGTCCTGACAACGAGGAGGCCATGAAAGTCAGGAG GCAATGTGCCATGGCTGCCCTGAGGGACGTGAAGCTGTACCTGACGGAGGAGGCCGGGCAGATTGCG gttTTTGATGCCACAAATACCACGCgggagaggagagggatgaTCCTAAACTTTGCCAAAGAGAACGGGTTCAAG GTGTTCTTCATCGAATCTGTCTGCAATGATCCCAACGTGGTTGCCACCAATGTTATG GAAGTCAAATTGTCCAGCCCAGATTACCGGGACTGTAATTCCACTGATGCCATGGAGGATTTCATGAAGAGGATCAATTGTTACCAGGCCAGCTACCAGCCCCTCGACCCTGATGACTATGACAG gGAACTTTCTCTCATCAAAGTCATCGATGTTGGCCGGCGGTTCCTGGTCAACAGGGTTCAGGATCACATCCAGAGCAGGATTGTTTATTACCTGATGAACATCCACGTCCAGCCCCGCACCATTTACCTCTGCCGGCACGGCGAGAGCGAGTCCAACCTCAAGGGGAGGATTGGAGGGGACTCTGGCCTCTCCAACAGGGGCAAGAAg TTTGCAGTGGAACTGAACAAATTTGTGCAAGAGCAGAACCTGAAGGACCTCAAAATTTGGACGAGCCAGCTAAAGAGGACAATCCAAACAGCAGAAGCTCTCCAGCTGCCCTATGAGCAGTGGAAGGCACTCAATGAAATTGATGCT ggtgtGTGTGAAGAAATGACCTATGAAGAAATCAGGGAGCAACACCCAGAGGAATTTGCTCTGCGTGATCAGGATAAATATTACTACCGCTATCCTTCTGGGGAG TCCTACCAAGACCTGGTGCAGCGCCTGGAGCCAGTCATCATGGAGCTGGAGAGGCAAGAGAATGTCCTTGTCATCTGCCACCAGGCTGTCATGCGCTGTCTCCTGGCCTACTTCCTGGACAAGAGTGCAG ATGAAATGCCCTACCTGAAATGTCCCCTGCACACGGTGTTGAAGCTGACCCCGGTAGCCTATG GCTGCCGGGTGGAATCCATCTTCCTGAACGTTGAAGCAGTCAACACCCACAGAGATCGGCCAGAG GAAGCAAAGAAGGGACCTAACCCGCTCATGAGACGTAATAGCGTTACCCCTCTAGCAAGCCCAGAGCCCACCAAAAAACCTCGCATCAACAGCTTTGAGGAGCATGTGGCTGTTTCttctgccctgccaggctgtgttCCTCAGGAAGTGCCCACGCAGATGCCGGGACAA cctttACTAGGGAAGGCATGCCT AAGACCCGTTTGTCACTTTCTCAAAGTTTTCTCTTTGCTAATATTTCCAAG AACATGA
- the PFKFB3 gene encoding 6-phosphofructo-2-kinase/fructose-2,6-bisphosphatase 3 isoform X3, translating into MPMELTQSRIQKIWLPNDNRPALPRRSCGPQLANSPTVIVMVGLPARGKTYISKKLTRYLNWIGVPTKVFNVGEYRREAVKHYSSYDFFRPDNEEAMKVRRQCAMAALRDVKLYLTEEAGQIAVFDATNTTRERRGMILNFAKENGFKVFFIESVCNDPNVVATNVMEVKLSSPDYRDCNSTDAMEDFMKRINCYQASYQPLDPDDYDRELSLIKVIDVGRRFLVNRVQDHIQSRIVYYLMNIHVQPRTIYLCRHGESESNLKGRIGGDSGLSNRGKKFAVELNKFVQEQNLKDLKIWTSQLKRTIQTAEALQLPYEQWKALNEIDAGVCEEMTYEEIREQHPEEFALRDQDKYYYRYPSGESYQDLVQRLEPVIMELERQENVLVICHQAVMRCLLAYFLDKSADEMPYLKCPLHTVLKLTPVAYGCRVESIFLNVEAVNTHRDRPEEAKKGPNPLMRRNSVTPLASPEPTKKPRINSFEEHVAVSSALPGCVPQEVPTQMPGQNMNNSQKPS; encoded by the exons atgcccatggagctgaCGCAAAGCCGCATCCAGAAGATTTGGCTCCCCAATGACAAccgcccggcgctgccccgccgcT cCTGTGGGCCTCAGCTTGCCAATTCCCCCACTGTGATAGTCATGGTTGGCCTCCCAGCCCGTGGCAAGACCTACATCTCCAAGAAGCTGACTCGCTACCTCAACTGGATTGGTGTCCCCACAAAAG TTTTCAACGTTGGGGAGTATCGCCGCGAGGCCGTGAAGCATTACAGCTCCTACGACTTCTTCCGTCCTGACAACGAGGAGGCCATGAAAGTCAGGAG GCAATGTGCCATGGCTGCCCTGAGGGACGTGAAGCTGTACCTGACGGAGGAGGCCGGGCAGATTGCG gttTTTGATGCCACAAATACCACGCgggagaggagagggatgaTCCTAAACTTTGCCAAAGAGAACGGGTTCAAG GTGTTCTTCATCGAATCTGTCTGCAATGATCCCAACGTGGTTGCCACCAATGTTATG GAAGTCAAATTGTCCAGCCCAGATTACCGGGACTGTAATTCCACTGATGCCATGGAGGATTTCATGAAGAGGATCAATTGTTACCAGGCCAGCTACCAGCCCCTCGACCCTGATGACTATGACAG gGAACTTTCTCTCATCAAAGTCATCGATGTTGGCCGGCGGTTCCTGGTCAACAGGGTTCAGGATCACATCCAGAGCAGGATTGTTTATTACCTGATGAACATCCACGTCCAGCCCCGCACCATTTACCTCTGCCGGCACGGCGAGAGCGAGTCCAACCTCAAGGGGAGGATTGGAGGGGACTCTGGCCTCTCCAACAGGGGCAAGAAg TTTGCAGTGGAACTGAACAAATTTGTGCAAGAGCAGAACCTGAAGGACCTCAAAATTTGGACGAGCCAGCTAAAGAGGACAATCCAAACAGCAGAAGCTCTCCAGCTGCCCTATGAGCAGTGGAAGGCACTCAATGAAATTGATGCT ggtgtGTGTGAAGAAATGACCTATGAAGAAATCAGGGAGCAACACCCAGAGGAATTTGCTCTGCGTGATCAGGATAAATATTACTACCGCTATCCTTCTGGGGAG TCCTACCAAGACCTGGTGCAGCGCCTGGAGCCAGTCATCATGGAGCTGGAGAGGCAAGAGAATGTCCTTGTCATCTGCCACCAGGCTGTCATGCGCTGTCTCCTGGCCTACTTCCTGGACAAGAGTGCAG ATGAAATGCCCTACCTGAAATGTCCCCTGCACACGGTGTTGAAGCTGACCCCGGTAGCCTATG GCTGCCGGGTGGAATCCATCTTCCTGAACGTTGAAGCAGTCAACACCCACAGAGATCGGCCAGAG GAAGCAAAGAAGGGACCTAACCCGCTCATGAGACGTAATAGCGTTACCCCTCTAGCAAGCCCAGAGCCCACCAAAAAACCTCGCATCAACAGCTTTGAGGAGCATGTGGCTGTTTCttctgccctgccaggctgtgttCCTCAGGAAGTGCCCACGCAGATGCCGGGACAA AACATGAACAACTCCCAGAAGCCGTCGtga
- the PFKFB3 gene encoding 6-phosphofructo-2-kinase/fructose-2,6-bisphosphatase 3 isoform X2, whose translation MPMELTQSRIQKIWLPNDNRPALPRRSCGPQLANSPTVIVMVGLPARGKTYISKKLTRYLNWIGVPTKVFNVGEYRREAVKHYSSYDFFRPDNEEAMKVRRQCAMAALRDVKLYLTEEAGQIAVFDATNTTRERRGMILNFAKENGFKVFFIESVCNDPNVVATNVMEVKLSSPDYRDCNSTDAMEDFMKRINCYQASYQPLDPDDYDRELSLIKVIDVGRRFLVNRVQDHIQSRIVYYLMNIHVQPRTIYLCRHGESESNLKGRIGGDSGLSNRGKKFAVELNKFVQEQNLKDLKIWTSQLKRTIQTAEALQLPYEQWKALNEIDAGVCEEMTYEEIREQHPEEFALRDQDKYYYRYPSGESYQDLVQRLEPVIMELERQENVLVICHQAVMRCLLAYFLDKSADEMPYLKCPLHTVLKLTPVAYGCRVESIFLNVEAVNTHRDRPEEAKKGPNPLMRRNSVTPLASPEPTKKPRINSFEEHVAVSSALPGCVPQEVPTQMPGQPLLGKACLPVCHFLKVFSLLIFPRT comes from the exons atgcccatggagctgaCGCAAAGCCGCATCCAGAAGATTTGGCTCCCCAATGACAAccgcccggcgctgccccgccgcT cCTGTGGGCCTCAGCTTGCCAATTCCCCCACTGTGATAGTCATGGTTGGCCTCCCAGCCCGTGGCAAGACCTACATCTCCAAGAAGCTGACTCGCTACCTCAACTGGATTGGTGTCCCCACAAAAG TTTTCAACGTTGGGGAGTATCGCCGCGAGGCCGTGAAGCATTACAGCTCCTACGACTTCTTCCGTCCTGACAACGAGGAGGCCATGAAAGTCAGGAG GCAATGTGCCATGGCTGCCCTGAGGGACGTGAAGCTGTACCTGACGGAGGAGGCCGGGCAGATTGCG gttTTTGATGCCACAAATACCACGCgggagaggagagggatgaTCCTAAACTTTGCCAAAGAGAACGGGTTCAAG GTGTTCTTCATCGAATCTGTCTGCAATGATCCCAACGTGGTTGCCACCAATGTTATG GAAGTCAAATTGTCCAGCCCAGATTACCGGGACTGTAATTCCACTGATGCCATGGAGGATTTCATGAAGAGGATCAATTGTTACCAGGCCAGCTACCAGCCCCTCGACCCTGATGACTATGACAG gGAACTTTCTCTCATCAAAGTCATCGATGTTGGCCGGCGGTTCCTGGTCAACAGGGTTCAGGATCACATCCAGAGCAGGATTGTTTATTACCTGATGAACATCCACGTCCAGCCCCGCACCATTTACCTCTGCCGGCACGGCGAGAGCGAGTCCAACCTCAAGGGGAGGATTGGAGGGGACTCTGGCCTCTCCAACAGGGGCAAGAAg TTTGCAGTGGAACTGAACAAATTTGTGCAAGAGCAGAACCTGAAGGACCTCAAAATTTGGACGAGCCAGCTAAAGAGGACAATCCAAACAGCAGAAGCTCTCCAGCTGCCCTATGAGCAGTGGAAGGCACTCAATGAAATTGATGCT ggtgtGTGTGAAGAAATGACCTATGAAGAAATCAGGGAGCAACACCCAGAGGAATTTGCTCTGCGTGATCAGGATAAATATTACTACCGCTATCCTTCTGGGGAG TCCTACCAAGACCTGGTGCAGCGCCTGGAGCCAGTCATCATGGAGCTGGAGAGGCAAGAGAATGTCCTTGTCATCTGCCACCAGGCTGTCATGCGCTGTCTCCTGGCCTACTTCCTGGACAAGAGTGCAG ATGAAATGCCCTACCTGAAATGTCCCCTGCACACGGTGTTGAAGCTGACCCCGGTAGCCTATG GCTGCCGGGTGGAATCCATCTTCCTGAACGTTGAAGCAGTCAACACCCACAGAGATCGGCCAGAG GAAGCAAAGAAGGGACCTAACCCGCTCATGAGACGTAATAGCGTTACCCCTCTAGCAAGCCCAGAGCCCACCAAAAAACCTCGCATCAACAGCTTTGAGGAGCATGTGGCTGTTTCttctgccctgccaggctgtgttCCTCAGGAAGTGCCCACGCAGATGCCGGGACAA cctttACTAGGGAAGGCATGCCT ACCCGTTTGTCACTTTCTCAAAGTTTTCTCTTTGCTAATATTTCCAAG AACATGA
- the PFKFB3 gene encoding 6-phosphofructo-2-kinase/fructose-2,6-bisphosphatase 3 isoform X6, giving the protein MPMELTQSRIQKIWLPNDNRPALPRRSCGPQLANSPTVIVMVGLPARGKTYISKKLTRYLNWIGVPTKVFNVGEYRREAVKHYSSYDFFRPDNEEAMKVRRQCAMAALRDVKLYLTEEAGQIAVFDATNTTRERRGMILNFAKENGFKVFFIESVCNDPNVVATNVMEVKLSSPDYRDCNSTDAMEDFMKRINCYQASYQPLDPDDYDRELSLIKVIDVGRRFLVNRVQDHIQSRIVYYLMNIHVQPRTIYLCRHGESESNLKGRIGGDSGLSNRGKKFAVELNKFVQEQNLKDLKIWTSQLKRTIQTAEALQLPYEQWKALNEIDAGVCEEMTYEEIREQHPEEFALRDQDKYYYRYPSGESYQDLVQRLEPVIMELERQENVLVICHQAVMRCLLAYFLDKSADEMPYLKCPLHTVLKLTPVAYGCRVESIFLNVEAVNTHRDRPENMNNSQKPS; this is encoded by the exons atgcccatggagctgaCGCAAAGCCGCATCCAGAAGATTTGGCTCCCCAATGACAAccgcccggcgctgccccgccgcT cCTGTGGGCCTCAGCTTGCCAATTCCCCCACTGTGATAGTCATGGTTGGCCTCCCAGCCCGTGGCAAGACCTACATCTCCAAGAAGCTGACTCGCTACCTCAACTGGATTGGTGTCCCCACAAAAG TTTTCAACGTTGGGGAGTATCGCCGCGAGGCCGTGAAGCATTACAGCTCCTACGACTTCTTCCGTCCTGACAACGAGGAGGCCATGAAAGTCAGGAG GCAATGTGCCATGGCTGCCCTGAGGGACGTGAAGCTGTACCTGACGGAGGAGGCCGGGCAGATTGCG gttTTTGATGCCACAAATACCACGCgggagaggagagggatgaTCCTAAACTTTGCCAAAGAGAACGGGTTCAAG GTGTTCTTCATCGAATCTGTCTGCAATGATCCCAACGTGGTTGCCACCAATGTTATG GAAGTCAAATTGTCCAGCCCAGATTACCGGGACTGTAATTCCACTGATGCCATGGAGGATTTCATGAAGAGGATCAATTGTTACCAGGCCAGCTACCAGCCCCTCGACCCTGATGACTATGACAG gGAACTTTCTCTCATCAAAGTCATCGATGTTGGCCGGCGGTTCCTGGTCAACAGGGTTCAGGATCACATCCAGAGCAGGATTGTTTATTACCTGATGAACATCCACGTCCAGCCCCGCACCATTTACCTCTGCCGGCACGGCGAGAGCGAGTCCAACCTCAAGGGGAGGATTGGAGGGGACTCTGGCCTCTCCAACAGGGGCAAGAAg TTTGCAGTGGAACTGAACAAATTTGTGCAAGAGCAGAACCTGAAGGACCTCAAAATTTGGACGAGCCAGCTAAAGAGGACAATCCAAACAGCAGAAGCTCTCCAGCTGCCCTATGAGCAGTGGAAGGCACTCAATGAAATTGATGCT ggtgtGTGTGAAGAAATGACCTATGAAGAAATCAGGGAGCAACACCCAGAGGAATTTGCTCTGCGTGATCAGGATAAATATTACTACCGCTATCCTTCTGGGGAG TCCTACCAAGACCTGGTGCAGCGCCTGGAGCCAGTCATCATGGAGCTGGAGAGGCAAGAGAATGTCCTTGTCATCTGCCACCAGGCTGTCATGCGCTGTCTCCTGGCCTACTTCCTGGACAAGAGTGCAG ATGAAATGCCCTACCTGAAATGTCCCCTGCACACGGTGTTGAAGCTGACCCCGGTAGCCTATG GCTGCCGGGTGGAATCCATCTTCCTGAACGTTGAAGCAGTCAACACCCACAGAGATCGGCCAGAG AACATGAACAACTCCCAGAAGCCGTCGtga
- the PFKFB3 gene encoding 6-phosphofructo-2-kinase/fructose-2,6-bisphosphatase 3 isoform X4 has protein sequence MPMELTQSRIQKIWLPNDNRPALPRRSCGPQLANSPTVIVMVGLPARGKTYISKKLTRYLNWIGVPTKVFNVGEYRREAVKHYSSYDFFRPDNEEAMKVRRQCAMAALRDVKLYLTEEAGQIAVFDATNTTRERRGMILNFAKENGFKVFFIESVCNDPNVVATNVMEVKLSSPDYRDCNSTDAMEDFMKRINCYQASYQPLDPDDYDRELSLIKVIDVGRRFLVNRVQDHIQSRIVYYLMNIHVQPRTIYLCRHGESESNLKGRIGGDSGLSNRGKKFAVELNKFVQEQNLKDLKIWTSQLKRTIQTAEALQLPYEQWKALNEIDAGVCEEMTYEEIREQHPEEFALRDQDKYYYRYPSGESYQDLVQRLEPVIMELERQENVLVICHQAVMRCLLAYFLDKSADEMPYLKCPLHTVLKLTPVAYGCRVESIFLNVEAVNTHRDRPEEAKKGPNPLMRRNSVTPLASPEPTKKPRINSFEEHVAVSSALPGCVPQEVPTQMPGQPLLGKACLT, from the exons atgcccatggagctgaCGCAAAGCCGCATCCAGAAGATTTGGCTCCCCAATGACAAccgcccggcgctgccccgccgcT cCTGTGGGCCTCAGCTTGCCAATTCCCCCACTGTGATAGTCATGGTTGGCCTCCCAGCCCGTGGCAAGACCTACATCTCCAAGAAGCTGACTCGCTACCTCAACTGGATTGGTGTCCCCACAAAAG TTTTCAACGTTGGGGAGTATCGCCGCGAGGCCGTGAAGCATTACAGCTCCTACGACTTCTTCCGTCCTGACAACGAGGAGGCCATGAAAGTCAGGAG GCAATGTGCCATGGCTGCCCTGAGGGACGTGAAGCTGTACCTGACGGAGGAGGCCGGGCAGATTGCG gttTTTGATGCCACAAATACCACGCgggagaggagagggatgaTCCTAAACTTTGCCAAAGAGAACGGGTTCAAG GTGTTCTTCATCGAATCTGTCTGCAATGATCCCAACGTGGTTGCCACCAATGTTATG GAAGTCAAATTGTCCAGCCCAGATTACCGGGACTGTAATTCCACTGATGCCATGGAGGATTTCATGAAGAGGATCAATTGTTACCAGGCCAGCTACCAGCCCCTCGACCCTGATGACTATGACAG gGAACTTTCTCTCATCAAAGTCATCGATGTTGGCCGGCGGTTCCTGGTCAACAGGGTTCAGGATCACATCCAGAGCAGGATTGTTTATTACCTGATGAACATCCACGTCCAGCCCCGCACCATTTACCTCTGCCGGCACGGCGAGAGCGAGTCCAACCTCAAGGGGAGGATTGGAGGGGACTCTGGCCTCTCCAACAGGGGCAAGAAg TTTGCAGTGGAACTGAACAAATTTGTGCAAGAGCAGAACCTGAAGGACCTCAAAATTTGGACGAGCCAGCTAAAGAGGACAATCCAAACAGCAGAAGCTCTCCAGCTGCCCTATGAGCAGTGGAAGGCACTCAATGAAATTGATGCT ggtgtGTGTGAAGAAATGACCTATGAAGAAATCAGGGAGCAACACCCAGAGGAATTTGCTCTGCGTGATCAGGATAAATATTACTACCGCTATCCTTCTGGGGAG TCCTACCAAGACCTGGTGCAGCGCCTGGAGCCAGTCATCATGGAGCTGGAGAGGCAAGAGAATGTCCTTGTCATCTGCCACCAGGCTGTCATGCGCTGTCTCCTGGCCTACTTCCTGGACAAGAGTGCAG ATGAAATGCCCTACCTGAAATGTCCCCTGCACACGGTGTTGAAGCTGACCCCGGTAGCCTATG GCTGCCGGGTGGAATCCATCTTCCTGAACGTTGAAGCAGTCAACACCCACAGAGATCGGCCAGAG GAAGCAAAGAAGGGACCTAACCCGCTCATGAGACGTAATAGCGTTACCCCTCTAGCAAGCCCAGAGCCCACCAAAAAACCTCGCATCAACAGCTTTGAGGAGCATGTGGCTGTTTCttctgccctgccaggctgtgttCCTCAGGAAGTGCCCACGCAGATGCCGGGACAA cctttACTAGGGAAGGCATGCCT AACATGA
- the PFKFB3 gene encoding 6-phosphofructo-2-kinase/fructose-2,6-bisphosphatase 3 isoform X5 gives MPFRKACGPQLANSPTVIVMVGLPARGKTYISKKLTRYLNWIGVPTKVFNVGEYRREAVKHYSSYDFFRPDNEEAMKVRRQCAMAALRDVKLYLTEEAGQIAVFDATNTTRERRGMILNFAKENGFKVFFIESVCNDPNVVATNVMEVKLSSPDYRDCNSTDAMEDFMKRINCYQASYQPLDPDDYDRELSLIKVIDVGRRFLVNRVQDHIQSRIVYYLMNIHVQPRTIYLCRHGESESNLKGRIGGDSGLSNRGKKFAVELNKFVQEQNLKDLKIWTSQLKRTIQTAEALQLPYEQWKALNEIDAGVCEEMTYEEIREQHPEEFALRDQDKYYYRYPSGESYQDLVQRLEPVIMELERQENVLVICHQAVMRCLLAYFLDKSADEMPYLKCPLHTVLKLTPVAYGCRVESIFLNVEAVNTHRDRPEEAKKGPNPLMRRNSVTPLASPEPTKKPRINSFEEHVAVSSALPGCVPQEVPTQMPGQPLLGKACLRPVCHFLKVFSLLIFPRT, from the exons cCTGTGGGCCTCAGCTTGCCAATTCCCCCACTGTGATAGTCATGGTTGGCCTCCCAGCCCGTGGCAAGACCTACATCTCCAAGAAGCTGACTCGCTACCTCAACTGGATTGGTGTCCCCACAAAAG TTTTCAACGTTGGGGAGTATCGCCGCGAGGCCGTGAAGCATTACAGCTCCTACGACTTCTTCCGTCCTGACAACGAGGAGGCCATGAAAGTCAGGAG GCAATGTGCCATGGCTGCCCTGAGGGACGTGAAGCTGTACCTGACGGAGGAGGCCGGGCAGATTGCG gttTTTGATGCCACAAATACCACGCgggagaggagagggatgaTCCTAAACTTTGCCAAAGAGAACGGGTTCAAG GTGTTCTTCATCGAATCTGTCTGCAATGATCCCAACGTGGTTGCCACCAATGTTATG GAAGTCAAATTGTCCAGCCCAGATTACCGGGACTGTAATTCCACTGATGCCATGGAGGATTTCATGAAGAGGATCAATTGTTACCAGGCCAGCTACCAGCCCCTCGACCCTGATGACTATGACAG gGAACTTTCTCTCATCAAAGTCATCGATGTTGGCCGGCGGTTCCTGGTCAACAGGGTTCAGGATCACATCCAGAGCAGGATTGTTTATTACCTGATGAACATCCACGTCCAGCCCCGCACCATTTACCTCTGCCGGCACGGCGAGAGCGAGTCCAACCTCAAGGGGAGGATTGGAGGGGACTCTGGCCTCTCCAACAGGGGCAAGAAg TTTGCAGTGGAACTGAACAAATTTGTGCAAGAGCAGAACCTGAAGGACCTCAAAATTTGGACGAGCCAGCTAAAGAGGACAATCCAAACAGCAGAAGCTCTCCAGCTGCCCTATGAGCAGTGGAAGGCACTCAATGAAATTGATGCT ggtgtGTGTGAAGAAATGACCTATGAAGAAATCAGGGAGCAACACCCAGAGGAATTTGCTCTGCGTGATCAGGATAAATATTACTACCGCTATCCTTCTGGGGAG TCCTACCAAGACCTGGTGCAGCGCCTGGAGCCAGTCATCATGGAGCTGGAGAGGCAAGAGAATGTCCTTGTCATCTGCCACCAGGCTGTCATGCGCTGTCTCCTGGCCTACTTCCTGGACAAGAGTGCAG ATGAAATGCCCTACCTGAAATGTCCCCTGCACACGGTGTTGAAGCTGACCCCGGTAGCCTATG GCTGCCGGGTGGAATCCATCTTCCTGAACGTTGAAGCAGTCAACACCCACAGAGATCGGCCAGAG GAAGCAAAGAAGGGACCTAACCCGCTCATGAGACGTAATAGCGTTACCCCTCTAGCAAGCCCAGAGCCCACCAAAAAACCTCGCATCAACAGCTTTGAGGAGCATGTGGCTGTTTCttctgccctgccaggctgtgttCCTCAGGAAGTGCCCACGCAGATGCCGGGACAA cctttACTAGGGAAGGCATGCCT AAGACCCGTTTGTCACTTTCTCAAAGTTTTCTCTTTGCTAATATTTCCAAG AACATGA